One stretch of Schlesneria sp. DSM 10557 DNA includes these proteins:
- a CDS encoding helix-turn-helix domain-containing protein, which yields MLTNAEAAAFINVKPGTLDSWRYMQREGQPPYHKLGRLIRYRLGELESWLESNRVES from the coding sequence ATGCTAACGAACGCGGAAGCGGCAGCATTCATCAATGTGAAGCCGGGGACACTCGATAGCTGGCGTTACATGCAACGTGAGGGCCAACCACCTTACCATAAGCTCGGGAGACTGATCCGGTATCGCCTCGGGGAACTAGAGTCGTGGCTTGAGTCGAACAGGGTCGAGTCCTGA